In the genome of Lactuca sativa cultivar Salinas chromosome 3, Lsat_Salinas_v11, whole genome shotgun sequence, the window gggatcaggttcaggctcgggggacgagcgcatggatgagcagaccagagagtttctctcttaggagattactcgtatcattgtagagcaaactcctgtgatcttcggctcgatcaaggagggtatcctagagctgatggatgagagattgggcaccttccgtgtcgaggtggcggccatgatggggtcgcgtacgcttacattcagggagttcagggcatgtggagctccggactatcatggggcacgggaccccatagcgagtactagatggttggcggatgtggcaaacgtgttccgcactagcaggtgtcccgagggggacaaggttagattggcgtcctgtcttctaaaggacagggcacaagattggtgggaggaggtcggacataccattggagatgatgcagctttggatgccatgacctgggctaaCTTCTCTaccaggtttagggcggagtttgcaccagttattgaggtgtagcagttagctagagagtttcaggacctcacccagactatagagacagtgacggagatcaccgccaagttcagggagagggctcttctcgttcctcagtatgcagccgatgtggagatgaagaaggcccgttatcatgagatgttgcggagcgatatccgccagtttgtgagccggtccagctgtaaaacgctggatgacatgattgctagggctcgggagagggagattgatctcgagatggagaagaagaggaaaccagaggCGGTTTCGGGCACaggtagttcgggcaaaaagcccaaggtttcagatcacagatccaggagtcagcagagccacggtcgatgtggcaagtgtgggaggttgcacgagggggcgtgcaaggcagggagttccggctgctacaagtgcagtcagattgggcatttgagcagggattgtacggcccctgctactgccgttgcagcatcagatctgatttgctttcagtgcaattagaggggacataaaaagtcccagtgtccgaatTTAGCCGCagggtggctgcacctgcccctgctaccttgaggattacaaaTGGCCAGTAGGGCCGAGCTGAGgcaccagtggcgaagagtagggcgtttcagatgacaacagaggaggcgcgagcgactcctgatgtggtgacgggtatgtatcttcccttcatctctatttTTACtgattgttgttgcttatgattatatgttttgtatagggttgttctctgtgaacggcatttctgctatggtattattcgattcgggggctacccgatcattcgtatcacttgcgcttagcaagagatttagtagagctccaggggagctggattgtccactagaggtcgagatagcagatgataggaccgtgagggtcgccagagtatGCAGAGGGTGTTCGCTTCAGTTgtttgacgagcagttttcggtggacctgaTTCCCATTCCCCTgcaagggaataaggttatagtaggcatggattggctaagccccaatggggcggtgattgattgtgatcagcagttagtgagggttcgcactcccagtgggggagagttagtgattcagggcgagaggccacagcgcggaccgaccttttgttctgccgcgagagcgagacgttatttccagcagggttgcgctggaTATATAGCTTATGTagtagatgcccgggagaagggtaaggtagcagtagatgatgttccggtagtgcgagactacccggatgtatttcccgaggatttaccgggaatacctcctgagaggcaggttgagttcaggatcgacctgattcctggagcggctccgatagccaaggcaccgtatcgcctagctccccctgagatgcaggagttgtctacgcagctgcaagagctgctagacaagggtttcattcggccgagtagttcgcccTAGGGAGCGCCGAtactgtttgtgaggaagaaggatgggtcgcatcgtatgtgtatagattaccgggagttgaataaggtaatggtgaagaaccgttacccacttccgaggatagatgatttgtttgaccagctttagggagcgtcttggttgtccaagatcgatctatgctccggttatcatcagatgcgggttagagatgaggatgtacagaagactgctttcaggaccaggtatggtcattatgagtttgtggtgatgccatttgggctcactaatgctccagccgcattcatggatctcatgaatcgcgtgtgcaggccgatgctggatcggtcagtgatagtattcatagatgatatcttggtgtattccaagacgcaggagcagcacgaggagcacctgcgggaggtgctggaagttttgaggagggagagacttttcgcaaagttctccaagtgtgagttttggttgcgcgaggtgcagttccttggtcacctcgtcaaccagaagggtattttggtagatccggccaagatagaggccgtgatgcagtgggaggtcccgaagtctccatccgagattcggagcttcttagggttggcagggtattatcggagattcattcaagatttctccaagatagcagtgccgctcacctgaatgaccaagaagtcggtggtatttcgttgggggcctgagcagcaggcagcgttcgagaccctcagacagagattgtgcgaggctccgatccttaccttgccagagggagtagaggacttcatagtctactgtgatgcctcgatcacaggtatgggagcagtgctaATGCAgtgaggccatgtgatagcctacgcctcgagacagttaaagcctcacgaggctaattatcctacccatgatttagagctgggggcggttgtgtttgccctcaagatttggagacattatctttatggggtccgttgtacgatctacacggatcacaagagtttgaggtatcttatggatcagtcgagtctgaacatgaggcagaggagatggttggatgtgctgaaggattatgactgtgagatcctttaccatccagggaaggccaacgtggtggccgacgttctaagccgcaaagtgtcggcagcccctatcagagatttgtgcctgaggatgacagtgatcactccattgttggagcggatcaaggaggctcaggttgagggcctcaaggaggagaggcaaaagtgtgagagaatagtgggccgagtagcctcgtttgattatgacagtcgggggttgctgacgcttcacgggagagtgtgggtaccgtactggggtggggtacggcaggtgttgatggacaaggctcataagtctcgattttctatccacccaggggcgacgaagatgtatagagatcttcgacccgattattggtggccctgcatgaagcgggacgtcgcttggtatgttgagagatgcctgacctgcagaaaggtcaaggcagagcaccagaggcctcacggaaaaatgcagccattagacattcccgtgtggaaatgggaggacatcaccatggattttatcaccaagcttcccaggaccgcacggggagtagattcgatatgggtagtagtggatcggttgacgaagagtgctcattttatcccgatccaggagagtatatcggcagagaagttagccgatatctatgtgcgtgagatcgtggcacgtcatggagtgtcgATATCAGTGGTGTCAGATtgagatgtccgttttacctctagattttggaagcggttccacgacgagatgggtactcgtgtCCATTTCaccaccgctttccaccctcagacggacgggcagagcgagaggacgattcagactctcgaggacatgctcagggcatgtgttttggatttcggtggcagttgggatacttatcttccgttagcggaattttcgtataacaacagttatcatgcgagcattgatcgacctccctttgagatgctatatgggaggaagtgtaggaccccgatttgttggggcgaggtcgttcagcgagtcattgggagcacagaggtggtgctcaagacgaccgagttgatccagcaggtccgtagtagactgcagactacgcagagtcggcagaagagttacgccgataggaggcgttcagacttggagttccgggtgggcgatatggtccttttgaaggtctcaccttggaagggtgtcatcaggttccggaagaggggcaagttgggtcccaggtttattggtcctttcagggttttggcccgggtgggtcgggttacTTATCGGTTGGAtattcctgaggagcttagtcagatccacaacactttccatgtgtctcagttgaggaagtgtttggtggatgactcagcagttgttcccctagaggatattcaggttgatagtagcctgaattatattgagaggccggtcgcggttctggaccggaagacaaagaccctgaggaacaaggagattcagctagtgaaggtgtagtggcagcaccagAAAGGGtttgagtggacgtgggaggctgaggaggagatgagggagcactacccggagatatttgcagattcagccgtagcagacttcgaggacgaagtctgagacaagtgggggagaattgtaacgacccgtctccggtatgaagattccatagtatttaattagaagtttgcaagagggactcggcgagttcatggcctaactcgccgagtagggtcgggattttatgcacgtgttagtcggcaactcggcgagtccatatttgggactcggcgagtctgcctgcctggaagaaaccctaaatccccgggttgctcactatttaaaccaccttatagccccaatctcacctccttcaccctcagagagccgtgagaaaaccctaatccatccttgagtgatttaagtgttcttgtgtgaaattttgaaggcttgaagaagaagaagaagaaaggagcaaggagaggaagtgtagagcaaagatccaagggcaaaccagagttcattgaggtattcttcagatttcctcccgttttatgctttaaacctccattagaacccTTCTAGAACTAGTTTGATGCTTTTttcaagccttatgattgtatggatgccctaacaggtcgagatatccttagacctgctcatttaggagttgtagagcccggatctattgcctttttgaaaatactttgcatgaaaaccctagatctagcctttattatgctttttgagccattttagcttcatggatgcatatgggcacgtaaagatagaatctttacgtgctaatcgagttaagggagcccagatctataagtcttatacactggattcaagcagaatcgagtttagagttacTGCATgcaagcaactcggcgagtcggaagaacgactcggcgagtcgagtcgcgagtccccgatttttccctttttgagttatgccgagtgggaccagtgagtggtagagtggactcaacgagtttgaggtcagactcagtaatggagggactcggcgagttgttcatacaactcgacgagtccaaggcaatcttcttagctcgaagaacaactcgtcgagttgttcatacgactcggcgagtcggatgcagattgcctgaagttttagattcgaaagggaactcgtcgagttgatgccatactcgacgagtagcagcgagtagggttgagaagtgaggatagggactcggtgagttggcggcccaactcggcgagtcaggtcaactgtaggttgactttgaccaggagagttgactttgaccaagggtaaaagagtcattttaccccagtgcagtgattagcattgaTTGAgcgtgtttatggacttgtagccggggagatatcggagcagcaacagatagcttccagagccatacacacagcagccagttcacaaggtgagtttccttccagtaggaacgggtctacggccacaatgccggcctgttTAGTTAGTAGCAGtcccggacttcagtccgaagcagtagttcaatatgcttgatGTCTACGTGATTCAAGCACgttgtgtgttatatgttccggactacggtccgatgcagtatgcagtatatgtgtttatgttagttgatatgtgttatgccatGATATGATcactagttccggacttcggtccgatgcagttagtttcggacttcggtccgatgcagtcagttccggacttcggtccgatgcagttagttccggacttcggtccgatgcagtcagttctggacttcggtccgatgcagctagttccagactcggtccgatgcagtgggcaaggccaagtatgtgcttatatgtattgtatggtatgtggtagttcgagggagctcactaagcttcgtgcttacagtttcagttttggtttcaggtacttccgtaagcaaagggaagagctcgggatgatggcatcgcacacaccacagcttcagtttttatcctgggagttgattcagtttcttgatatgttttgatacagatGTGATACAGTTTTCCTCACCGTATTTTACTATGGTTTGAGATACATAGTGTGTgggttttatgatatgatactcagatttatgatttttggttatattaaaattgaaatttttgggtcatttCACCAAAGCTCGTGAACTCGCCCGATTAATGATCTACACACGCTTGAATAttctcccgcatcttgcaaattcaaacttcattttctctaagccttcaaataatcatcaagcctgctccatgcatcatctccactacCCATCAAGCCCAATATCCTTGACGCCCTCTTATTCCAATCGCTTTCCACACGTCCCGAACATTCCCGCTCCACTAatctccatgaaatctgcaataaagctcacgaaactagaaaatacccgaaatggtcataaaataacaaaaaggaaaatatacatggaaattaactaaattatggatgaaataaactaaaataaactataaaaataagtaaTTAAAATAAACTATCAAACAGGCCCAGCCCGGTaacaaaaggactaaacaaataATCGCAATGATGCAACACTTATACCCAACAAGAAAAATTACcaactcctcagtttgagttcagtcacactcgagagtgtgccaaaatccctcaaaccaaggctctaatacgaacttgtaaaatccctAAATAAGACTtgcaaaattttcgtttttaagtttataaaacaataaaccatatcgTTGCCATAAAACAAAGGTAATCAAATTTTATCAATACATCGTAATAATCAGATTGAATCATGAAATTTAGAATCGAGTGATGTGTGTTCTGTAATCATCCTGGGCTCTTCCTTTTGAaaaaagaagtacctgaaacataaagtgaacaccataagcacaaagcataTGGAATTCCCTAAAACACCACAAACCATACATATATTTGTCATCGGCTACCGTTATGGTCTTTTCCATGAAAGGCCACGGCCTGCCCCCATGGTCTGAcctccaagtgccatgggctacccccatggtctttccttgaaatGTCATGGGCTTCCCCTATGGTCTGACATCTAAGTAACATAGGCTAACCCCATGGTGTTTCATACAAATGCCACGACCTACCTCCGGGGTCTTCTAAGCacgtatcacaaagacaactagaatTCCACATAACAGGTAATGTACCGGaattggtgcattcgacccatGGACATAGTGAGAAAATTCACCTCGCACTACTGAATCCCACAGAAAATATTTGACAGCCATCCTGATAAAATCCCCGTGCTATCAGACACAAAATAATCATCCAATCAATAATCGGATCCTGACGTACATTGAGAGTCCAATAAAATGACCAAAGGCCTAATCTGAATGACCAAAGGCCCAAATTCCATGATAACCACTGAAAGCCCAATATGGCATAACTTTCCGAATTGGTACCAAATCCCTTTCATGGGCCTACAACCAAGGAGTCCAATAAAAATTCCAGTAGCCCAACAAGAAAATCCTGATGGCCTAACAAGGCCCTAATCATCTAAGCCCAAAATATAGCTCAAACCGAAGACCTAAGATTCTGAGGCCCATCCtattgagtacgtggggcgtagtcAGCTTGTACACGCAGCGTACTTGTCTTAgggcttgtacgctaagcgtgcctgcatgtacgcccaacgtactccctcaTTCATCCAAATTTGATTTCCaactcttaatccattaagactttaCTCCAAAACTTAGATCTGACATCCCTGAGATGGTTtaacatgtaaagttgccaactttacgtgcatgcatggcttaatgacgCTCTTAAATCTCAAAACGACTTAATagatgacttaatgcatgcatgagatCATAAACCctataaagtttgcacctttaagcaTAAAGAACCCTCTAAACATCCAGATCTACAAGACAGCTTCTAAAACAACCTCATCCCATCAAGACCAACCAAAAAGGGACAAAGAAGCATAAAACCATAATATGAAGAGATCTAAGGAAGGAGAAGACAATGTAtgagcttgatacctcaaaagactTGCAAAATGAGTGATGATTCTAGATCTTTAAGCCTCACACTAAGCAATGCACCTTCTATTTTCTTTAATCTCTTCAAAATGAGCAAAATAAGCACTAACTTCTCCTCAAGAGCTCAAAgacacaacaatggaggctaagggtctaaatttagggtttaggaggtatggaggctggtaaagaggccaaccctagggtttcattaaaccctCATGCGCCCATCGTAATCCTCGTATGCCTAGCATACGAGGACCCAATCCTGCGATCAATCACTCTTAGTAAGCTAAGCGTACACCAGTGTATGCCTTGCATACTGAACTTTGCActagtacgccttgcgtactccctatgtatgccccgcgtactagggttATCCTCAAACCCTATAAtcctccgaaggccataacttcttcattataaatccGATTTCgaagatccttatatccatgaaaaggtaacgagaagctctatgCTTTTATCAACTCATGCTTGCGTTAAAATTTCCCAcaaaaaaatccaatttccataacAGCCCGAGCTGACACTTTACCAAAATACCtattggctccaaaacacaaaccgaacgcCAGGATCATCTAAATTATGTCACCCTATCCAAATGGGTCTAATCTTATTTTCCATAAAAGTCCTAAGCCTGATAATACCCGATCTTTGGTCACCACCTCGAAATAGAAAACGATTCGGGACAAGGCATTACACCAAATCCTGGTCTTGCATATACATATCTCAAATATAGCTAACAACATGTATCATAAATAATGGGCTGGCcatggtgccttcaacccattgatacagtgagaataactcaccttAGTCTAGTGATAGATAATTAAATGCTCGGGTACCGAACCAGAAGATCCCACACTAAACACAAACAAATCACCCTAATCTAAAATAGGTTATAAACCATAACTGTGGGCCTATAGCCCAAATCAAAACCCTTAAGCGAAAAGCCCATTTTGCACTGTCCATAATGGGCGTAACCACACTTGGTCCAATAACACAAATACATAATAATAGACCCCAAGGCCCAAATGGCCCAACTCACGCAACAAACAATCTAAGGCCCAAAATCTAACTAAGGcctaaaagtcaacagtccaAATTCCTACTGCCGGTCCTTACGTTGTGACAAGCCTATAGTCACGCCATGAGCACCAACTCAACCCATTCCCGATTCAGCGAGTCAACTCATCCTATCAATACGATTCTAGTGCTTGTCACATCGCGACCAGACCCTGAGTCACGTTGTGACCTAATCTAGACAAAATAGTCGGGATGGCTAGTATTCTCACGACGCAACAGGCTTAATCCTCATGTCGTGAGATTTGTACCGGCCAACTTtaagcattaagctcttaatccttacAGCCATTTCTTGGGACTTTCTAGAGGGTCTTCTCTTACCCAAAGGATGGTAAAAATCGTAGCTTTTCAGCCATGCACATCCAATGCATGACTTCAAGTCTTGCTAGGCTAAAAGTGGGGAAAATGAGATCTTGACTCATGCTTGGAGTCTCAAACTATACCAGAACTCAGATCTAAAGACTATCTTATGAAGAATAactcaatgatccataaagttgccaactttatggattcgaAGCATGAAATCCAACACAAACATGTAAAAAGGAGCTTAAAACTTAGATCTAGCATGCAATATGTAGAAAGGTCCAAGCTTTAagacttacaatggtccaaaatCTCTAAGAGATTGCAAGGTAGAAGCCAAAATGCCAAGAGGTTGCTCAACCAAGATCTTCTACCACTTCAAAGAGTCAAAAGCCACCAAAGAATGCTTCAAGGATCTCAAAAATGACTAAGAACTTCAAGAGGGTCGAGATTAGAGTTTTCAGGAGGCAAAAAAGTGAAAGAGACTAAGTATGGGCAATCCTAGCCCTCTCTTTCCATTAAATACCCGAAATGTTAGGATTTAGACGTCCAACCAATCTCACTTCGTGAGAATTAAAATCACGGGTCAACTTGTCAATGGGCATTCACGACATGAAAATCATGTCTCACGTCGTGACCTTCAATCAAAGCTAAAATTCAAGAAAATAAATACCTTCATGATCAGAGTGTTATCGATAGGAATAGAGATAGACAGTTTTGCTAGGGAGTCGTCAATATGGTCACTAAGTTTCTGATAAGAGTAAAGTCGTAAGATTTGTTTCTTCCAAAGGAGATAACTTGCGAAATAAAGCTTGATGGTTGGCATGTGAAGAAGTGGACCATAAAGACGAAAACGACGGAGGTGATTATGGTTTAAAAGAAGAAAGAGGAGGATGAATATTAGGTTGATACCGTGTAAAGTTGGATAAATTCACCATACATGTGGAGGATATTTTATTGAGTATATACACTACAAAGAATATAGAAAATAATGAAAAGGATAATTTAGAACACATTGCTACGAAGAATATAGAAAATAATGGAAAATACATTCCTGATTTAAAAGATATATGAGATCGATCCTTAGTACAAATGTTACCAACACGATCAAAACCTTGCAACAAGGTCTAAAGGGAGGACAGTTTTTGGGTCGTCATGGTTGCCTATATAGCGGCAGCATTTTGATTAGTGAATGCATGTCCATTTGTGCCATTTCTTGTGGTGCATCTAGTCTTTTGTACTCATAAAAGATAAATCGATAACGTTGATTGGTTTTGACATAAAGTTCaactaattttcaaattcaagCGAACGATTTCTTTAATATGTAACATTCATATATTCAACTCTTGTCCACGTTCTACTGCTTGCTTTTAAAGATTCTCAACTCTTGGCCATGTTCTACTGCTTGCTTTTGAAGATTCTGATTATTTTTGGGTCAATGGCTTCTACTTCCAGTAAAACCGAATGCCTTTTCTCTAACTGTCTCTATAAATTAATCGGCTTTACCCCCTTCCCCAAATTACAAAGTGAGATGCcttaaaaacatgcaaaaatgctTTTTCATCTACGACTAATCATTATCCTTCTGGCCTTCATCTCACATGAACATGAAGCCATAGCTAGTACATATGTTGCGCCAATAACCAAACATACCGATACTCCAACACCTCTCTATAGCATTCAAATTATGAGTGCATGGGTAAACGCACACTTCTTGCATAAAAACTTTCTTATAGACATAGACGCTCCTTTCACATGGTACGACTGCATCGTGGACTGGAATAGTTTGTATACAAACAACATTTGCCCCTCTTGCACTGGCCCAGTTTCTTGTCAAGAGTATCAATGTACAATCGTCCGTACATCATACTCTTATGAAAGTCCTTCATGTCTTCCAGTAACCAACTCTTCAACATTACCTGGTTGGGGAGACTGCACATGCCCTGTCAATGTGGTGAACCCAATTAACGGGACATGTGGTCAAGCCCTGCTCAACTACGACACTTTTGCTTTCAACGGAACTGATGGTAGAAACTCTTTTCAAGATTTCTTTGGTGTTTACCCTAATGCGGCATGTGCTCCATCTTCCATGTTTGAGTCCTTTCCTGCAAATGTTAGTGGTGTAATGGCGTTTTCCACATCACAATATGCAATACCCGCTTATTTATTTCAACCTTTTAACACTACTTTGGCTCTATGTTTGCCTAGCTCCTTGTCTGCTAATGGGGTTATGTTCTTCGGGATTGGACCCTATTACTTTCGTCCCAACTCAGATGTAGATCTAAGAAGTTTACTCTCGTATACTCCGTTACTCAAGTATCCAGATTCTTTTGGTTATTTTATCGGTGTCAAATCGATTCTGGTTAAGAGAAGGTCTATTGATGTTTCAAACAGCACCACCAAGCTAAGTACGATTGAGGCTTACACTATTCTTAGATCAGACATTTATAAGCAGTTGGTTCATATATTTTCAG includes:
- the LOC111883533 gene encoding probable aspartic proteinase GIP2, with product MLFHLRLIIILLAFISHEHEAIASTYVAPITKHTDTPTPLYSIQIMSAWVNAHFLHKNFLIDIDAPFTWYDCIVDWNSLYTNNICPSCTGPVSCQEYQCTIVRTSYSYESPSCLPVTNSSTLPGWGDCTCPVNVVNPINGTCGQALLNYDTFAFNGTDGRNSFQDFFGVYPNAACAPSSMFESFPANVSGVMAFSTSQYAIPAYLFQPFNTTLALCLPSSLSANGVMFFGIGPYYFRPNSDVDLRSLLSYTPLLKYPDSFGYFIGVKSILVKRRSIDVSNSTTKLSTIEAYTILRSDIYKQLVHIFSVATMGILHARPVAPFDLCLTHRIGHSRVSLQVPNIVLRLEDGKKWRISSSNSMKQVTKDVACLAFVDGGATSEHGIVIGAFQMEDNFLLFDLDNSSLGFSSSLLRNKTSCSNFNFTGY